In a genomic window of Leptolyngbya sp. SIO1E4:
- a CDS encoding GNAT family N-acetyltransferase yields the protein MTTPAPTHKCNLPTSWHQTLKTLCQRPINAQQRHYYLTFLRKKLFPNPNPENNHTFITILPTTTILLLIKACQHLKDWPLIIHCCEEYQNRLNRAVTNPLSRHSLNNLHLLSQAYQHLGLYDLAQHTLQQAINHSGQPPQPLLDAYQQLQKQTTALPNGIDTLQVDPLILTPLQSHHEDNFRWQYADPTIAELCNLPDFNQDDEEDWQQWLRTNQTAAKHLFAVNHRHWGFIGSVGLEHFKDVGFFHYWLGKDFRGQGYGPQAVTILLDWARRYLGLRCCYATTYRDNIPSRKALAKIGFQPIPLKVILPDSPDYEEDLFYRGNHQSDRTLFSEISRLFIERDFEGQVVLAEGRRGDITLAA from the coding sequence ATGACCACCCCAGCTCCCACCCACAAGTGCAACCTACCCACCAGCTGGCATCAAACCCTCAAAACCCTTTGCCAGAGACCCATCAACGCCCAACAAAGACACTACTATCTCACCTTCCTACGCAAAAAACTTTTCCCAAACCCCAATCCAGAAAACAACCACACGTTCATCACCATCCTACCCACCACCACCATTCTCCTTTTAATCAAAGCTTGTCAGCACCTCAAAGACTGGCCCCTGATCATCCACTGCTGCGAAGAATACCAAAACCGCCTCAATCGAGCCGTCACCAACCCGCTATCCCGCCACAGCCTCAACAACCTGCACCTGCTCAGTCAGGCATATCAACACCTCGGCCTGTATGACCTAGCCCAACACACCCTGCAGCAGGCCATTAACCACAGTGGGCAGCCTCCTCAACCCTTACTCGACGCTTACCAACAACTACAAAAACAAACCACAGCCCTGCCCAACGGCATCGACACCCTGCAGGTTGACCCACTCATCCTCACCCCCCTACAAAGCCATCACGAAGACAACTTTCGCTGGCAATACGCCGACCCCACCATCGCCGAACTCTGCAACCTGCCCGACTTCAACCAAGATGACGAAGAAGACTGGCAACAATGGCTCCGCACCAACCAAACAGCCGCCAAACACCTGTTTGCCGTCAACCACCGTCACTGGGGCTTTATCGGCTCTGTCGGCCTCGAACACTTCAAAGACGTTGGCTTTTTTCACTACTGGCTCGGCAAAGACTTTCGGGGCCAGGGCTACGGCCCCCAGGCCGTCACCATCCTCCTCGACTGGGCGCGCCGTTACTTAGGCCTACGCTGCTGCTATGCCACCACCTATCGCGACAATATTCCCTCCCGCAAAGCCCTGGCCAAAATTGGTTTTCAGCCTATCCCCCTAAAAGTCATTCTCCCCGATAGCCCCGACTATGAAGAAGATCTGTTCTATCGGGGCAATCACCAAAGCGATAGAACCTTATTTTCTGAAATAAGCCGATTGTTTATAGAACGTGATTTCGAAGGACAGGTAGTTCTGGCAGAGGGGCGGCGGGGAGATATTACACTGGCGGCGTGA
- a CDS encoding SAM-dependent methyltransferase yields the protein MAHSIGKKRRRYSRQRTHNGCAPLSQPSLSTLDSLDHDHRGYCIANAQPLSQSLLWTLQRDYFTQRGIKAWSQGEVPHYITSNPTIATAYAEIVFANWQDQTQQITSAQSFYLCELGAGSGRFAFQFLTHFTQLCQKYQVPLTHFRYILTDFAQANLDAWERHPQFQPFFQQGILDTARFDINHDDHLTLHHSGKTIRPGTLERPLVVIANYLFDSIPQDLYYIDQGQIHTCLVSLFCQQNPKTLDTATLLEHIELHYDYQPTDLTRLDPTLQALLRHYKNRLTDTHLLVPTLGLLCLKRLQALSQQGLLLLSADKGKLDLSQLQGNRPPRLVTHYGCFSLSVNYGLFQTLCQQQGGIALMPTIHHSLCVIALIMGHHPERYRHTQWAYDRYVQTFGPDDFFRITKHVRHTLDQTTVADILAYLRLSQYDSHQFNRYLPRLRQLVPDITPQEQIAVLTAIDQVWQRYFPIGEDNDFAFELARFCFQLEDYRRAMNYFEQSIQFHGPQINTLFNMALCCQQLEHSHQANTLLKQVLNLDPDHKQARELLAHRDGRGRSSRKLTAM from the coding sequence ATGGCTCACAGTATCGGCAAAAAAAGAAGACGATACTCCCGACAACGCACCCATAACGGCTGCGCCCCTCTCTCGCAACCATCCCTCAGCACCCTCGATAGCCTCGACCACGACCACCGAGGCTATTGCATTGCAAATGCCCAACCGTTGTCCCAATCCCTACTGTGGACCCTGCAGCGAGACTACTTTACCCAGCGTGGTATCAAAGCCTGGTCCCAGGGTGAAGTGCCTCACTACATCACCAGCAACCCCACCATTGCCACTGCCTACGCTGAAATCGTCTTCGCCAATTGGCAAGATCAAACCCAGCAAATCACCAGTGCCCAGTCCTTCTATCTATGTGAACTCGGTGCAGGCTCCGGACGCTTTGCCTTTCAGTTCCTCACTCACTTCACTCAGCTCTGCCAAAAATACCAAGTTCCCCTCACCCACTTCCGCTATATCCTCACCGACTTTGCCCAGGCCAACCTCGACGCCTGGGAGCGTCATCCCCAATTCCAACCCTTTTTCCAGCAGGGCATCCTCGATACCGCCCGCTTTGACATCAACCACGACGACCATCTCACCCTGCACCATAGCGGCAAAACTATCAGACCCGGCACCCTTGAGCGGCCCCTAGTGGTGATTGCCAACTATCTCTTTGACAGCATTCCTCAGGATCTGTACTACATCGACCAGGGGCAGATCCACACCTGTCTGGTCTCCCTCTTTTGCCAACAAAATCCAAAAACCCTTGATACGGCAACACTACTGGAGCATATCGAACTCCACTACGACTACCAACCCACCGATCTCACTCGGTTAGATCCCACTCTGCAGGCTCTACTGCGCCACTACAAAAATCGCCTCACCGACACCCACCTGCTAGTTCCCACCCTTGGCTTACTCTGTCTCAAACGACTGCAGGCACTCTCCCAACAAGGGCTGCTCCTACTCTCTGCTGACAAGGGCAAACTCGACCTCAGCCAACTCCAGGGCAATCGTCCCCCCAGACTGGTGACCCACTACGGCTGTTTCTCCCTCAGCGTCAACTACGGTCTATTCCAAACCCTTTGCCAGCAACAGGGGGGCATTGCCCTGATGCCGACCATCCACCACAGCCTCTGCGTCATCGCCCTGATCATGGGCCATCATCCAGAGCGCTACCGCCACACGCAGTGGGCCTACGATCGCTACGTGCAAACCTTTGGCCCCGACGACTTTTTCCGCATTACCAAACATGTACGCCACACACTGGACCAAACAACGGTGGCCGACATCCTGGCCTATCTGCGCCTCAGCCAGTATGACAGCCATCAATTTAATCGCTACCTACCCCGACTGCGGCAGCTTGTCCCAGATATTACTCCCCAGGAACAGATCGCTGTCCTAACCGCCATCGACCAAGTTTGGCAGCGCTACTTCCCCATCGGTGAAGACAATGATTTTGCCTTTGAGTTAGCCCGTTTTTGCTTTCAACTCGAGGACTACAGACGGGCCATGAACTACTTTGAACAATCAATTCAATTCCATGGTCCACAGATTAACACCCTGTTTAATATGGCCTTGTGCTGTCAGCAACTAGAGCACAGCCATCAGGCAAACACCCTCCTCAAACAAGTGCTCAATCTAGATCCTGACCACAAACAGGCTAGAGAGCTATTGGCCCATAGGGATGGCAGGGGGCGATCGTCCAGAAAGTTAACTGCTATGTAA
- a CDS encoding collagen-like protein produces the protein MSTTTSFSSRDAWEAEIQDNPLTIETFDAERPRTLIYNDTNTVGVLEIETVRPTGATGSMVIIDATNSHAFKDTTSLYLGLDGNPQASLTIHFPQPVLAWGVDYSAPKSVGDSAQVTFNEDTYDFPATNAEGFIGFVSDTPISSILIQNPGSNFATLVLDDFSFITGPRITSPTDGAIVTSGDSVLFSAIPAEVTEPTWTSSIDGVLGSGTSLSSDLLSTGIHQITITDGSSESTFLLAVLDLAQAVQVETGLQGPQGEQGLQGEKGPRGEQGEQGPQGGQGEQGPQGEQGEQGLQGEQGEQGLQGEQGPQGEQGEQGPQGEQGEQGLQGEQGEQGPQGEQGEQGPQGEQGPQGEQGEQGPQGEQGPQGEQGEQGPQGGQGPQGEQGEQGPQGEQGEQGLQGEQGSQGEQGEQGPQGEQGEQGPQGEQGEQGPQGEQGEQGPQGEQGEQGPAGVVDTETLEALQSSIDVLTQQAECQRIFSVLEFVDALQLVLDENSAEDDYIALDQSMAERLSINVDNAISCVESITNLSVQLTEKETEEVDLEIILYDTDNDKLIAILQEGTQISEEDIDDVKITISASIPENSPFYGKVGSVDINLNDGEHSKVENVAPYSLFGDDDDKNVLVGKEDVLNEGANTVTFTLYAKSSRRGTPLGIITRNFTVIDDD, from the coding sequence ATGAGCACTACCACCTCTTTTTCTTCCCGAGACGCTTGGGAGGCCGAGATACAAGACAATCCGTTAACCATTGAAACTTTTGATGCAGAGCGTCCCCGCACATTAATTTATAACGACACAAATACCGTAGGTGTACTCGAAATTGAGACGGTACGACCGACGGGCGCGACGGGCAGTATGGTTATCATCGACGCAACCAACTCTCACGCGTTTAAAGACACCACCTCCCTTTACCTTGGCCTCGATGGTAACCCCCAGGCATCCTTGACCATTCACTTTCCCCAACCCGTCCTGGCCTGGGGGGTGGACTACTCAGCCCCCAAGTCCGTTGGTGACTCAGCCCAGGTCACCTTTAATGAGGATACCTATGACTTTCCGGCCACCAACGCCGAGGGTTTTATTGGTTTTGTTAGTGATACCCCCATCTCCTCCATCCTGATCCAGAATCCTGGCAGCAACTTTGCCACCCTGGTGCTGGATGATTTTTCATTTATTACCGGTCCCCGCATTACCAGCCCCACTGACGGTGCGATCGTCACATCGGGGGATTCTGTACTCTTTTCCGCCATTCCCGCCGAGGTTACCGAGCCCACCTGGACCTCCAGTATCGATGGTGTGCTAGGCAGTGGTACTAGCCTTTCGTCGGATCTGCTCTCGACCGGCATTCATCAGATCACCATAACCGACGGCTCCTCTGAGTCCACCTTCCTACTCGCAGTGCTGGATTTAGCCCAAGCGGTACAAGTTGAGACCGGTCTCCAGGGTCCTCAAGGCGAACAAGGACTCCAGGGTGAAAAGGGACCTCGGGGCGAACAAGGGGAACAGGGACCCCAGGGTGGGCAAGGGGAACAGGGACCCCAAGGTGAGCAAGGCGAACAAGGACTCCAGGGGGAACAAGGCGAACAAGGACTCCAGGGGGAACAAGGACCTCAGGGTGAGCAAGGCGAACAAGGGCCTCAAGGCGAGCAAGGCGAACAGGGACTCCAGGGTGAACAAGGGGAACAGGGACCCCAAGGTGAGCAAGGCGAACAGGGACCTCAGGGCGAACAAGGGCCTCAAGGCGAACAAGGGGAACAGGGACCCCAGGGTGAGCAAGGGCCTCAAGGCGAACAAGGGGAACAGGGACCCCAGGGTGGGCAAGGGCCTCAAGGCGAGCAAGGGGAACAGGGACCTCAGGGCGAGCAGGGTGAACAGGGACTCCAAGGTGAACAGGGATCCCAGGGTGAGCAGGGGGAACAGGGACCTCAGGGCGAGCAGGGTGAACAAGGGCCTCAAGGCGAACAAGGGGAACAGGGCCCCCAGGGTGAGCAAGGGGAACAGGGACCCCAGGGCGAGCAGGGTGAACAAGGGCCGGCAGGAGTTGTCGACACCGAAACCCTTGAAGCCTTACAAAGTTCAATCGATGTACTGACTCAACAGGCCGAGTGCCAACGTATATTCTCTGTCCTAGAATTTGTCGATGCGTTACAGCTAGTCCTGGATGAGAACTCAGCAGAGGATGATTATATTGCGCTTGATCAATCCATGGCTGAAAGGCTGAGTATCAATGTTGATAATGCCATCAGCTGTGTTGAGAGTATTACCAACCTTTCAGTCCAGCTGACAGAAAAAGAGACTGAAGAAGTTGATCTCGAGATCATTTTGTACGACACCGACAACGATAAGCTGATCGCCATCCTTCAGGAGGGTACTCAGATCTCAGAAGAAGATATTGATGACGTGAAGATTACGATCTCAGCCTCCATCCCTGAAAACAGCCCCTTCTATGGCAAGGTAGGAAGCGTGGATATTAATCTCAATGATGGTGAGCATAGTAAAGTTGAAAATGTAGCGCCCTACAGTCTGTTTGGAGATGATGACGACAAGAATGTCTTAGTTGGCAAAGAAGATGTTCTGAATGAGGGTGCTAACACCGTTACATTTACCCTATATGCTAAGAGCAGCAGACGAGGAACGCCACTGGGAATTATCACTCGCAATTTCACCGTCATCGATGATGATTGA
- a CDS encoding IS1 family transposase, with the protein MATEVIRCPPCQGENVVKHGQSKDGKQRYKCRNSNFCVSSGFGQA; encoded by the coding sequence TTGGCTACCGAAGTTATCCGCTGTCCACCTTGCCAAGGGGAGAATGTTGTCAAGCATGGTCAATCGAAAGATGGCAAACAACGTTACAAATGCCGTAATTCCAATTTTTGTGTAAGTTCTGGTTTTGGGCAGGCGTAA
- a CDS encoding ParM/StbA family protein gives MTAKIQTYIDMGSSATKCFYWHRKPELLHLAPQVARLNPARLDRLTLGGLTSQEPEDSAYITVGNGTYAVGALAIAQKGDSGLALPKRDRAVYKILATLGVIADKILSKRDPENSGNEFDVHLGLLLPLEEYWQDRKELKAQLQGAISEFSFRGKVLSGQLERIEMQPEGGGLYLAKGLQLAKSGVSIRDRTVIVLMFGHRNLSILTFEKGSTPQETNSTSQGPGFVEYLKQCATELPGVAPDDPALLEAILQEYETFQIPGRQEALDLTQACIYAREFYLERVNQFLIEWMPSAEVDVIVGGGAAYVIRSELEQFFDQRGLTQQITWAETLRPEMTDVLRGQEGTAELDLITSVRWADVYGLFKTFMYSTVPAQSR, from the coding sequence ATGACTGCAAAAATCCAGACTTACATCGATATGGGTAGCTCAGCGACCAAGTGTTTTTATTGGCACCGTAAACCTGAATTACTGCACCTGGCTCCGCAGGTGGCTCGGCTCAATCCTGCCCGACTAGATCGCCTCACGTTAGGCGGACTCACCAGTCAGGAACCGGAAGATAGTGCTTACATCACGGTTGGTAACGGCACCTACGCAGTTGGGGCACTCGCGATCGCCCAAAAAGGTGACTCTGGTCTAGCGTTGCCGAAACGAGATCGCGCTGTCTACAAAATCCTGGCTACCTTGGGCGTTATCGCCGACAAGATATTGAGTAAACGGGATCCCGAGAACTCTGGTAATGAGTTCGACGTTCATTTAGGCCTGCTGCTACCGCTGGAGGAATATTGGCAGGACCGGAAAGAACTCAAAGCCCAACTTCAGGGAGCGATTTCCGAATTCAGCTTTCGCGGCAAAGTCCTCTCTGGGCAGCTAGAACGAATTGAGATGCAGCCGGAGGGAGGTGGGCTTTATTTGGCAAAGGGATTGCAGTTAGCTAAATCAGGTGTCAGTATTCGCGATCGCACCGTCATCGTCTTGATGTTTGGCCACCGCAATCTCTCCATCCTCACCTTTGAGAAAGGCAGCACACCCCAGGAAACCAACAGCACCTCTCAAGGGCCAGGGTTTGTTGAGTATCTGAAGCAATGTGCGACTGAACTGCCCGGTGTCGCGCCCGATGATCCAGCTTTGCTCGAAGCAATTCTTCAGGAGTACGAGACGTTTCAGATTCCGGGTCGGCAGGAAGCCCTCGATCTGACTCAAGCCTGCATCTATGCTCGTGAGTTTTACCTGGAGCGAGTCAATCAGTTCTTAATTGAGTGGATGCCATCTGCCGAAGTTGATGTGATTGTGGGTGGAGGAGCCGCCTATGTCATTCGTTCAGAGCTGGAGCAATTTTTTGACCAGCGGGGACTCACTCAGCAAATCACTTGGGCTGAGACTTTGAGGCCGGAAATGACTGATGTGCTCCGGGGGCAGGAGGGAACAGCGGAGCTGGACTTGATTACCAGTGTGCGCTGGGCTGACGTCTATGGCCTGTTCAAAACATTCATGTACAGCACAGTCCCGGCTCAGTCCCGCTAG